Proteins encoded by one window of Anaerosalibacter sp. Marseille-P3206:
- a CDS encoding winged helix-turn-helix domain-containing protein, with amino-acid sequence MKLLHSGQYVTQEELFEHVWDSEADSFSNAVRVHMSALRKKLKESTGRNMITNVIGKGYLISEE; translated from the coding sequence TTGAAACTGTTGCATTCCGGACAGTATGTCACTCAAGAAGAATTATTTGAGCATGTTTGGGATAGTGAAGCGGACAGTTTCAGCAATGCTGTTCGTGTTCATATGTCAGCCCTGCGGAAAAAGCTAAAAGAGAGCACAGGTAGAAATATGATTACTAATGTAATTGGAAAGGGGTATTTGATTAGTGAAGAGTAA
- a CDS encoding YcxB family protein, which yields MNDNKLFTVKTSMGKEDYHKFLYIATFLRSKMIIPFILLIAALMAAFLAYSDNQFSVTKFIALWILLAMVAILTIIFKIERRNKQRIKTDKTGVFNSQETLDFYEDYLIIKSTVFEGESKIKYSQFYQVLESKDYFITYFNMNQASLIRKKDMDKETIEMLRSLYENTMGKKYKRI from the coding sequence GTGAACGATAATAAATTATTTACAGTAAAAACTTCTATGGGAAAAGAAGACTATCATAAGTTTTTATATATAGCTACATTCTTAAGGAGCAAGATGATAATCCCTTTTATACTCTTGATAGCTGCCTTGATGGCTGCTTTTCTTGCTTATAGTGACAATCAATTTAGTGTAACAAAATTTATTGCCTTGTGGATTTTGTTAGCTATGGTAGCAATTCTTACTATAATTTTTAAGATTGAGAGGAGAAATAAGCAGCGAATTAAAACTGACAAAACAGGAGTATTTAATTCACAAGAAACATTAGATTTCTATGAGGATTATTTAATTATTAAGAGCACAGTATTTGAAGGGGAATCTAAGATTAAGTATAGCCAGTTCTATCAAGTATTAGAGTCAAAAGATTATTTCATTACTTATTTTAATATGAATCAGGCTTCTTTAATTAGAAAAAAAGACATGGATAAGGAAACCATTGAAATGTTGAGATCTTTATATGAAAATACAATGGGGAAAAAGTATAAAAGGATATAA
- a CDS encoding DUF4184 family protein: MAFTLAHPAAVINFTKKHKSYINNAAMILGTMAPDFEYFIHFKPMSVIGHSIKGFLLINLPLVILLYLIFYKVIKNDFISNLPRRINQHLNVLYNDKIKLNSFKEFIIFSYSSFIGMATHVVWDSFTHKNGFFVNKIDVLSNTILNIPIYKYLQHGSTILGFMIIIGYILKLEKIEVYNYDIDEKIKYWLQVILISIFIFLMIFIIKGNFSIGEMVIAIMNSGFLSVLLISLIRINLKKIESNHY; the protein is encoded by the coding sequence ATGGCTTTTACTTTAGCTCATCCAGCAGCGGTAATTAATTTTACAAAAAAACACAAATCATATATAAATAATGCTGCTATGATTCTTGGAACTATGGCACCAGATTTTGAATATTTTATACATTTTAAACCTATGAGTGTGATTGGTCATAGTATAAAAGGGTTTTTATTAATAAATTTACCTTTGGTTATTTTATTATATTTAATTTTTTATAAAGTTATAAAAAATGACTTTATTTCAAACTTGCCTAGGAGAATAAATCAACATCTAAATGTATTATATAATGATAAAATAAAATTAAATAGTTTTAAGGAGTTTATTATTTTTTCATATTCATCTTTTATAGGGATGGCAACACATGTAGTATGGGATAGTTTTACCCACAAAAACGGATTTTTTGTAAACAAAATAGATGTATTATCTAATACTATATTAAATATACCAATATACAAGTATTTACAACATGGTTCTACTATATTAGGTTTCATGATTATAATTGGATATATACTAAAGTTAGAAAAAATTGAAGTCTACAATTACGATATAGATGAAAAAATAAAATATTGGCTACAGGTAATATTAATAAGTATCTTTATATTTCTTATGATTTTTATAATAAAGGGAAATTTTTCTATTGGTGAGATGGTAATAGCTATTATGAATAGTGGATTTTTGTCTGTATTGTTAATTTCCTTAATTAGAATTAATCTAAAAAAGATAGAAAGTAATCATTATTAA
- a CDS encoding ABC transporter substrate-binding protein — MKKQQLISIVLILTMTLLMLVGCSSKVSTDKNIDRELPVVGNLKFDHSMDIKYAENFSVDYFEGGYALISISNNTRFLVVPENMEVPEGIEEDIAVIQQPVSNIYLVATAAMTFFDELDSLNTIRLSGTKAEGWANENVVKEMEAGNILFSGKYSEPDYELIMAEDCKLSIQSSMITHAPEIKEKLEELGLTVLVEQSSYEPHPLGRTEWIKVYSVLLDKEELGEEIFNKQAKILDELKDIENTGKTVAFFYVGSSGSISARNSHDYVPKMIEMAGGKYIFENLGDPSKATSTTKMGMEEFYSTAKDADYIIYNSTITGGMNSLKELLDKNELFSNFKAVKEGNVWCTGQNFYQNSSEFGTIIKEIRTILTEDDEKFSDLKHFYRLE; from the coding sequence ATGAAGAAGCAACAACTTATATCAATAGTGCTGATATTAACAATGACATTATTAATGCTGGTGGGCTGTTCATCTAAAGTAAGTACTGATAAAAATATTGATAGAGAATTACCTGTAGTTGGGAATTTAAAATTTGATCATAGTATGGATATTAAATATGCTGAAAATTTTAGTGTTGATTATTTTGAAGGTGGATATGCATTAATTTCTATTAGTAATAATACTAGATTTTTAGTGGTCCCAGAAAATATGGAAGTTCCTGAGGGAATCGAAGAAGATATTGCTGTTATACAACAACCAGTTTCCAACATATACTTAGTAGCAACAGCTGCCATGACATTTTTTGATGAATTAGATTCACTTAATACTATTAGACTATCAGGAACAAAGGCTGAAGGATGGGCTAATGAGAACGTAGTTAAGGAAATGGAAGCGGGAAACATACTATTTTCAGGTAAATATAGTGAACCTGATTATGAGCTTATTATGGCGGAGGATTGCAAATTATCAATTCAATCAAGTATGATTACCCACGCTCCTGAAATAAAAGAAAAACTTGAAGAATTGGGTTTAACTGTTTTAGTTGAACAGTCAAGTTATGAACCTCATCCTCTAGGACGTACAGAATGGATAAAAGTATATTCAGTACTCTTAGATAAAGAAGAACTTGGAGAAGAAATATTTAACAAACAGGCAAAGATACTTGATGAACTAAAGGATATTGAGAATACGGGAAAAACGGTTGCATTTTTCTATGTAGGTTCATCAGGTAGCATATCAGCTAGAAATTCACATGACTATGTTCCTAAGATGATTGAGATGGCAGGTGGAAAGTACATTTTTGAAAATTTAGGAGACCCTAGTAAAGCAACTTCTACTACTAAAATGGGTATGGAAGAATTCTATAGTACTGCAAAGGATGCAGATTATATTATATACAATAGTACTATTACTGGAGGAATGAATTCTTTAAAAGAACTCTTGGATAAAAATGAATTATTTTCTAACTTTAAAGCTGTAAAAGAAGGTAATGTATGGTGTACAGGTCAGAATTTTTACCAAAACTCGAGTGAATTTGGAACAATTATAAAAGAAATCAGAACAATACTTACAGAAGATGATGAAAAGTTTTCCGATTTGAAACACTTTTATAGATTAGAGTAA
- a CDS encoding ABC transporter ATP-binding protein: MFFETKDLAVGYNRKVLIDNINMKIKKGQVTTLIGPNGSGKSTILKTITKHLENVAGTVYINKNDIRSLSDKDIAKSLSVVLTERISTEYMTCEDIVGLGRYPYTNNFGTLTKEDRDIIEDCLEKVEAIDLKNREFMTLSDGQKQRILLARALCQQPEIIVLDEPTSFLDIHHKIKLLNILRKMAKEKNISVIMSLHEIDLAPKVSDMIMCVKGSTIKYYGTPEEVFKDKIIEELYNLESNRYNMFFGSIELPKVAGVPEIFVVAGNGCGIPYYRELQKNGLAFRTGILYENDIDYQVARALGSEVFVAKPFQPIEKFLYEKAYEGLKKSKYLIDAGTEIGEHNKLNKQLIDEAKNLNIKIVHNFQEFFTIEA; this comes from the coding sequence ATGTTTTTTGAAACTAAGGATTTAGCCGTAGGCTATAATCGTAAAGTACTTATAGATAATATTAATATGAAAATAAAGAAGGGGCAGGTAACTACTCTAATTGGCCCTAATGGATCAGGTAAATCAACAATATTAAAGACAATAACGAAGCATTTAGAAAATGTTGCAGGGACTGTATACATTAACAAAAATGATATTAGGTCCTTATCTGACAAGGATATTGCTAAGAGTCTTTCAGTGGTTCTTACAGAACGTATTTCCACTGAATACATGACTTGTGAAGATATTGTTGGGCTAGGTCGCTATCCTTATACAAACAATTTCGGTACTTTAACTAAGGAGGATCGTGATATTATAGAAGATTGTTTAGAAAAAGTTGAAGCAATTGATCTAAAGAATCGAGAATTTATGACTTTAAGTGATGGGCAGAAACAGCGTATTTTATTAGCTAGAGCCCTTTGCCAGCAACCAGAAATAATTGTATTAGATGAACCAACCTCTTTTTTGGATATTCATCACAAAATTAAACTTCTAAATATTCTTAGAAAAATGGCAAAGGAAAAAAATATTTCTGTAATTATGTCCTTACATGAAATTGACTTAGCACCGAAAGTTTCTGACATGATTATGTGTGTAAAAGGAAGCACTATAAAGTACTACGGAACACCAGAAGAGGTTTTTAAAGATAAGATAATTGAAGAACTTTATAATCTTGAAAGTAATCGTTATAATATGTTTTTTGGAAGTATAGAACTACCTAAAGTAGCAGGAGTACCTGAGATTTTTGTTGTTGCTGGTAATGGATGTGGAATCCCTTATTACAGAGAACTTCAAAAAAATGGATTAGCTTTTCGTACAGGTATACTCTATGAAAATGATATAGATTATCAGGTTGCACGAGCTTTAGGAAGTGAGGTTTTTGTTGCAAAGCCATTCCAGCCAATAGAAAAGTTCCTGTATGAAAAGGCTTACGAAGGGTTGAAAAAGTCTAAATATCTTATCGATGCTGGTACAGAAATAGGAGAACATAATAAATTAAATAAACAGCTCATTGATGAAGCGAAAAATTTAAATATTAAGATAGTACATAATTTTCAAGAGTTTTTTACCATAGAAGCTTAA
- a CDS encoding FecCD family ABC transporter permease — MKNYNLSKIIRYQIAFILLMSAFVLSIILSINTGTVNISTKEIFEIILLKEHAGTIASDIIWKIRLPRIFTAAILGGALSVSGFLLQTFFRNPIAGPFVLGISSGAKMFVSFVIIAVLKHVSSVPSYVLIIAAFAGSMMSMGFVMIAAGKVNNMSMLLVVGIMISYICSAVTDFLITFAMESDIANLTVWSMGSFSGANWTDIKAISMIVFPSLIAIFMLSKPMGAYQLGEGYAKSMGINIKLFRFLLIIFSSLLSATVTAFAGPISFVGIAVPHLTKFIMNTAKPIIIIPATFLCGGVFCTFCDLIARTAFSPTELAIGTITSIFGAPIVILIMLNKNMRKA, encoded by the coding sequence ATGAAAAATTACAATTTAAGTAAAATAATACGCTATCAAATTGCTTTTATTTTATTAATGTCCGCATTTGTTTTATCAATTATATTAAGTATAAACACAGGTACGGTGAATATATCCACTAAAGAAATATTTGAAATTATTTTGTTAAAAGAACATGCAGGTACAATCGCTAGTGATATCATTTGGAAAATAAGATTGCCAAGAATATTCACAGCAGCAATACTAGGAGGGGCTCTCTCTGTATCTGGTTTTCTATTGCAAACTTTTTTTAGAAACCCAATTGCGGGACCTTTTGTTCTTGGTATATCTTCTGGAGCAAAAATGTTTGTGAGTTTTGTAATAATAGCAGTATTAAAACACGTTAGTAGCGTACCTTCTTATGTTTTAATTATTGCTGCCTTTGCTGGCTCTATGATGTCTATGGGTTTTGTTATGATTGCTGCAGGAAAAGTAAATAATATGTCCATGCTCTTAGTAGTTGGTATTATGATTAGTTATATCTGCTCAGCAGTAACAGACTTTTTAATTACATTTGCTATGGAAAGTGATATTGCAAATCTAACAGTATGGTCAATGGGAAGCTTCTCAGGTGCAAACTGGACAGATATTAAAGCTATATCAATGATTGTATTTCCTTCATTGATTGCTATATTTATGCTTTCAAAGCCAATGGGTGCATATCAACTTGGTGAAGGCTATGCCAAAAGTATGGGAATAAATATTAAGCTTTTTCGTTTTCTTCTCATAATATTTTCTAGTCTTTTATCTGCTACTGTAACAGCATTTGCAGGACCTATATCTTTTGTCGGAATAGCTGTACCACATCTTACAAAATTTATTATGAATACAGCTAAACCAATCATTATAATACCTGCAACCTTTTTATGTGGTGGAGTTTTTTGTACTTTTTGTGATTTAATTGCACGTACTGCTTTTTCTCCTACTGAACTTGCTATAGGTACAATAACATCAATTTTTGGAGCACCTATAGTAATTTTGATTATGTTAAATAAAAATATGAGAAAGGCTTAA
- the srtB gene encoding class B sortase — translation MKYKIEQKKYLHVKIQLLFLLAVIACCIYQIGSYVLNLYYNNKLNSQLQELYVVNRRKMEPVKNNKSSENNESKEENISYFEELLAINSDVIAWIKISDTTIDYPVVKGQDNEYYLNHNIKKESSVSGSIFMDYRNEGNNQDLNKIIYGHNMKDGSMFKALTNYKKKEFLIAHPIIELNTLNESTQWEIFSVYITDTNFNYIKTNFDNKEEYSSFLKELKNKSLYDTGVNITSDDIILTLSTCTYEFSNARFAIHAKLVK, via the coding sequence ATGAAATATAAAATAGAGCAAAAAAAATATCTACATGTAAAAATTCAGCTTCTATTTCTTTTAGCAGTAATAGCCTGCTGCATTTATCAAATTGGTTCCTATGTACTAAATCTTTATTACAATAATAAATTAAATAGCCAATTGCAGGAATTATATGTAGTTAACAGAAGGAAAATGGAACCTGTTAAAAATAATAAAAGTAGCGAAAACAATGAATCTAAGGAAGAAAACATATCATATTTCGAAGAATTACTAGCAATTAATTCAGATGTGATTGCTTGGATTAAAATCTCTGATACAACTATAGATTATCCAGTTGTAAAAGGTCAAGATAATGAATATTACTTAAATCATAATATAAAAAAAGAAAGTTCTGTTTCAGGATCAATTTTTATGGATTATCGTAATGAAGGAAACAACCAAGACCTTAATAAAATTATTTATGGACATAATATGAAAGATGGGTCTATGTTTAAAGCTTTAACTAATTACAAGAAAAAAGAATTTCTTATAGCTCATCCCATTATTGAATTAAACACATTAAATGAGTCTACACAATGGGAGATTTTTTCCGTATATATAACTGATACAAATTTTAACTATATAAAAACAAATTTTGATAACAAAGAAGAATACAGTAGCTTTTTAAAAGAACTTAAAAATAAATCTCTTTACGATACAGGTGTAAATATTACTAGTGACGACATCATTTTAACATTATCTACTTGCACCTATGAGTTTTCAAATGCCAGATTTGCTATTCATGCAAAACTTGTTAAATAA
- a CDS encoding DUF6431 domain-containing protein, whose product MYGCKFCGYEGMLHRHGYYSRNVITKHCIRRISILRVKCPSCGNTHAILPSFLIPYYQYSLEFIFKCLYLSFVLKNV is encoded by the coding sequence ATATATGGTTGTAAGTTTTGTGGTTATGAAGGAATGCTCCATAGACATGGATACTATTCCCGTAATGTTATTACTAAGCATTGTATTAGAAGAATTAGTATTCTTAGGGTAAAGTGTCCTTCTTGTGGTAATACTCATGCTATTTTACCAAGTTTTCTTATCCCATATTATCAGTACTCCCTTGAATTTATCTTTAAATGTCTGTATTTATCTTTTGTTTTAAAAAACGTATGA
- a CDS encoding Mu transposase C-terminal domain-containing protein has product MPTKQELDYVFLYRVTRKVKNDATISIQNILFEVPLKYVGESINVRYDPTDMGKAYIFSDDNLLLDTIYPI; this is encoded by the coding sequence ATACCTACTAAGCAAGAGCTCGATTACGTTTTTCTCTACAGAGTTACTCGTAAGGTTAAGAATGATGCAACTATTTCTATACAGAATATATTATTTGAGGTTCCTTTAAAGTATGTAGGCGAATCTATTAATGTTAGATATGATCCTACTGATATGGGTAAAGCATATATATTTTCTGATGATAATTTATTGTTAGATACTATATATCCTATTTAA
- a CDS encoding ExeA family protein has translation MFKSFYGLTSDPFLKSIETKEHFKSKDFNEALSRLEFLKNTKGFGLITGEPGVGKSFLLRYFVNSLNPNLFKPVYIPISTLTVMDFYRALCSGLGIIPSHKKVIMFKQIQESIYTYYQSKNITPVIIVDEAQFLKNSVLDDLRIIFNFEMDSKDYAILILSGQTPFITQISRQPHEALRQRIVVNYYLKGLTKDETKEYIKSRLESCGCYEPIFTDSAYELLYSSSNGSIRTLNSLVRMCLISGANEKLKSIDSEVVFMAQNELNIVA, from the coding sequence ATGTTTAAATCATTTTACGGATTAACTAGTGATCCATTTTTAAAATCTATCGAAACCAAAGAACATTTTAAATCTAAAGATTTTAATGAAGCTTTAAGCAGGCTAGAGTTTTTAAAGAATACTAAGGGTTTTGGTTTAATTACTGGTGAACCTGGTGTTGGTAAATCATTTCTTCTTAGATACTTTGTTAATTCTCTAAATCCTAATCTTTTTAAACCTGTATATATCCCTATTTCAACCTTAACGGTTATGGATTTTTACAGGGCATTATGTAGTGGTCTTGGAATAATTCCTTCTCATAAAAAGGTAATTATGTTTAAACAAATCCAAGAATCTATCTATACTTATTATCAAAGCAAAAATATTACTCCTGTAATTATTGTAGATGAGGCTCAGTTTCTTAAAAATTCAGTACTTGATGATTTAAGAATTATATTTAACTTTGAAATGGATTCTAAGGATTATGCTATATTAATTTTATCAGGGCAGACTCCATTTATTACACAGATAAGCAGGCAACCTCATGAAGCTTTACGCCAAAGAATTGTTGTAAATTATTATCTTAAAGGTCTTACAAAAGATGAAACTAAGGAATATATTAAATCTAGACTTGAATCTTGTGGATGCTATGAACCAATATTTACTGATAGTGCCTATGAATTATTATACTCAAGTTCCAACGGTTCTATTAGAACATTAAATTCTTTGGTAAGAATGTGTCTTATTTCAGGTGCTAATGAAAAACTTAAATCTATTGATAGTGAAGTAGTTTTTATGGCTCAAAATGAATTAAATATTGTTGCGTAA
- a CDS encoding excisionase family DNA-binding protein, which yields MIIIKLTIKEASEYLGVAKSTLRRWEDEGKIEFLHQIKKKI from the coding sequence GTGATTATCATAAAACTTACTATAAAAGAAGCAAGTGAATATTTAGGAGTTGCAAAATCAACTCTAAGAAGATGGGAAGATGAAGGGAAGATAGAGTTTCTTCATCAGATCAAAAAGAAGATTTAG
- a CDS encoding IS607 family transposase — protein MKTVSDYCSARGYQFKIIKDIGSGLNYNKKGLKELIKLICEREIDRIVINYKDRLIRFGYDIIEQMCDFNGVKIEIINYTEDKTYEEELVEDVLSIITVFSTKLYGSRSHKAKTIQQENKELFK, from the coding sequence ATTAAAACAGTAAGTGATTATTGTAGTGCAAGAGGATATCAATTTAAAATAATCAAAGACATAGGAAGTGGCTTAAATTACAATAAAAAAGGGTTAAAAGAACTAATAAAATTAATATGCGAAAGAGAAATTGACAGGATTGTAATTAATTATAAAGACAGATTAATAAGATTTGGATACGACATAATAGAACAAATGTGTGACTTTAATGGTGTTAAAATTGAAATAATAAATTATACAGAAGATAAAACTTATGAAGAAGAACTAGTAGAAGATGTTCTATCAATAATAACAGTATTTTCAACAAAACTATATGGCAGTAGAAGTCATAAGGCAAAAACAATTCAACAAGAAAACAAGGAACTATTCAAATAG
- a CDS encoding RNA-guided endonuclease InsQ/TnpB family protein, which translates to MNVMIFNRKIEVIFTKQDELILDGQSKICNWLYNYLLEMTIKDYKENNNDKKLLTGRNLRNQVPILKQEFIFLNTVHSSPLKNTAIRLKETYKKFFNNETGYPKFKSWKKHWFSLYYDEPNKGFKLIENKNLQITLGINKENKRIKVIGKLKENLNLRNTDKIKNFRLCKQQGNKFYAIFCIERKDIDKKETNKWIAIDQNHKNFFVAIDNTGVSYEFEKLPQTKYWDKVIDEIKSKRDLCSRKSKLIETETGRSYYLPSKRWTKLNNALDNAYHKRREQIKSSCYSIANWIAKNYDYVAIGDYTPSLNTATYDNMHRSMLNQEIIGEFRNILKWVMERSGKHYSKVDEKDTTKNCCICGNKEKKDPQIREFTCQKCKTKLSRDINSSVNIAKKDKLLSGSDYVDWDLYNSTYTAKWNFKKSKILFTGHTLEKSNIWMN; encoded by the coding sequence ATGAATGTAATGATATTCAATAGAAAAATAGAAGTTATCTTTACAAAACAAGATGAATTAATTCTAGATGGACAATCTAAAATATGTAATTGGCTATACAATTATCTTTTGGAAATGACAATAAAAGATTATAAAGAAAATAATAATGACAAAAAACTCTTGACAGGAAGGAACTTAAGAAATCAAGTTCCAATACTAAAACAAGAGTTTATTTTTTTGAATACAGTACATTCATCACCACTCAAAAACACAGCAATAAGACTGAAAGAAACATACAAAAAATTTTTCAACAATGAAACAGGATATCCTAAATTCAAATCATGGAAAAAACATTGGTTTTCACTATATTATGATGAACCAAACAAAGGCTTTAAACTAATAGAAAACAAAAATTTACAAATAACCTTAGGAATAAATAAAGAAAATAAAAGAATAAAAGTAATAGGAAAACTAAAAGAAAATTTAAATTTAAGAAACACAGACAAAATAAAAAACTTCAGATTATGCAAACAACAAGGCAACAAATTCTATGCAATATTTTGTATAGAAAGAAAAGACATAGACAAAAAAGAAACAAACAAATGGATAGCAATAGACCAAAATCATAAAAACTTCTTTGTAGCCATAGACAATACTGGAGTAAGTTATGAATTTGAAAAACTGCCACAAACAAAATATTGGGACAAAGTAATAGATGAAATAAAATCAAAGAGAGATTTATGCAGCAGAAAATCAAAACTAATAGAAACAGAAACAGGGAGAAGCTATTACCTACCAAGCAAAAGATGGACAAAGCTAAACAATGCATTAGACAATGCTTACCACAAGAGACGAGAACAAATAAAGTCAAGTTGTTATAGCATTGCTAATTGGATAGCAAAAAACTATGACTATGTAGCAATAGGAGACTATACTCCTAGTCTTAATACTGCAACTTATGATAATATGCATAGAAGCATGTTAAATCAAGAAATAATAGGAGAATTTAGAAACATACTAAAATGGGTAATGGAAAGAAGCGGTAAACACTATTCAAAAGTAGACGAAAAAGATACAACTAAAAATTGTTGTATATGTGGAAATAAAGAAAAAAAAGATCCACAGATAAGAGAATTTACATGTCAAAAATGTAAAACTAAATTATCAAGAGATATAAACAGTAGTGTTAATATAGCTAAAAAAGATAAATTATTGTCTGGTTCGGACTATGTTGATTGGGATTTATACAACTCAACATATACAGCTAAATGGAATTTTAAAAAAAGTAAAATTCTATTTACTGGCCATACGTTAGAGAAATCTAATATATGGATGAATTAA
- a CDS encoding DUF4885 family protein: MNIARITVTNSGSSPYKLEGRTAKNLYKGPSGELKDKIDKMYAEINRQNKSFADPKEHIRRKYFDKTYAHYRVLDGKYLSADRMNAYQNEMNVLDGGNPIFYSVEDYKYYGNEVPRIHGEIESYRSRIHDRLNMDFQVSKLFKENGIYIPNDVPLIFRSDLYTQRISVLGNIDDVLKQDIENILNQDQNSFVLSLHMVQSSSGISLSQQYDPEKSRLWNLADKIFKYTGLDMRDLEARDGSFFTKDGEDILVKISEGVKEATKGNTKKEQRDALGLLGLDIKYFSKKGILKENDFIDIGFQNGHLVDMHQKYKYGVGQNDWIHDMAREKGVDDYELSKDGIKLIDKGKSFFVDSKKVHAYQNTYQQNENLPQKFDVKKALDDFFSKNLFDIPIGTNLNILYEKIPNQLFVYGIQNSVISEMVNTSINKDKGLLNLFSQLSTMNFSVKI, translated from the coding sequence ATGAATATTGCAAGGATTACTGTGACTAATTCTGGCAGTTCTCCCTATAAATTGGAAGGACGAACAGCTAAAAATTTATATAAGGGTCCGTCAGGAGAATTAAAAGACAAAATTGATAAAATGTATGCAGAAATCAATCGTCAGAATAAGTCTTTTGCGGATCCCAAAGAACATATACGAAGAAAGTATTTTGATAAAACCTACGCCCACTATCGGGTTTTAGATGGTAAATATCTTTCAGCAGATCGTATGAATGCTTATCAAAATGAGATGAATGTTTTGGATGGAGGTAACCCTATTTTCTATTCTGTGGAGGACTATAAATATTATGGCAATGAAGTTCCTCGAATTCATGGCGAAATAGAGAGTTATAGGAGTCGAATACATGATCGCCTAAACATGGATTTTCAAGTGTCTAAACTTTTTAAGGAAAACGGTATTTATATTCCGAATGATGTTCCTTTGATTTTTCGAAGTGACTTATATACTCAAAGGATCTCCGTTTTAGGAAATATAGATGATGTGTTAAAACAAGATATTGAGAATATTTTAAACCAAGATCAGAATTCATTTGTTTTATCCTTGCACATGGTTCAGTCTTCTTCAGGGATAAGCCTGTCTCAACAATATGATCCTGAAAAGAGTCGACTTTGGAATTTAGCGGATAAAATTTTCAAATATACAGGTCTTGATATGAGAGATTTGGAAGCAAGAGACGGCAGTTTCTTTACAAAAGATGGCGAAGATATTTTAGTTAAAATCTCTGAAGGTGTCAAAGAAGCAACTAAAGGCAATACCAAGAAAGAACAGAGGGACGCACTCGGTCTATTAGGCTTGGATATTAAATATTTTTCAAAAAAAGGAATTCTGAAAGAAAATGACTTCATAGATATCGGGTTTCAAAATGGTCATCTAGTGGATATGCACCAAAAATACAAATATGGGGTAGGACAAAATGACTGGATACATGATATGGCAAGAGAAAAAGGTGTAGACGATTATGAACTCTCTAAGGATGGGATTAAACTCATTGACAAGGGAAAGTCTTTTTTTGTGGATTCTAAAAAAGTCCATGCGTATCAAAATACCTATCAACAAAATGAGAATTTGCCGCAAAAATTTGATGTAAAAAAAGCTCTCGATGACTTTTTTAGCAAAAACCTGTTTGATATCCCTATTGGAACAAATCTTAATATTCTTTACGAAAAAATTCCAAATCAACTTTTTGTGTACGGCATTCAAAATAGTGTTATCTCTGAAATGGTCAATACATCCATCAATAAGGATAAAGGATTGCTGAATTTGTTTTCTCAGTTGTCAACGATGAATTTTTCAGTAAAAATATAA
- a CDS encoding IS66 family insertion sequence element accessory protein TnpA — protein sequence MTEEERKLWTERIEDYRASGLTAIKWAEENNVSVHTLRYKITQFNKEKEQISKGTQWASVVLEKSVVEKEIYPSLKVTVGKATIEVAKGFDSDTFKDVVRILSQC from the coding sequence ATGACTGAAGAAGAAAGAAAACTTTGGACTGAAAGAATCGAAGATTATAGAGCCAGTGGTTTAACAGCTATTAAATGGGCTGAAGAAAACAATGTTTCTGTCCATACACTTAGATATAAGATTACTCAATTTAACAAAGAAAAGGAACAAATATCTAAAGGAACACAGTGGGCATCAGTTGTTCTTGAAAAATCAGTAGTTGAAAAAGAAATTTATCCATCATTAAAAGTTACCGTAGGTAAAGCAACTATTGAAGTAGCCAAAGGATTTGATTCAGATACTTTTAAAGATGTTGTGAGGATACTTTCACAATGTTAA